From a single Pieris rapae chromosome 17, ilPieRapa1.1, whole genome shotgun sequence genomic region:
- the LOC123689919 gene encoding uncharacterized protein LOC123689919 translates to MHHPTIILLTAYIANAVRLNSLFQMLDGFKSDFNLQGQLHVGKDYAIFLRKPQAHDKYLTYELYRTKNVDDVDSQPKLLAISKIPVSYIREQLRIFRDELYRTKYIDNNVVPGTQVKTLREWQIERALNSQNKALMVGEPSVLRTLVL, encoded by the exons ATGCAT CATCCAACCATCATATTGCTCACAGCATACATAGCAAATGCCGTAAGACTAAACAGCCTATTTCAAATGCTCGACGGGTTCAAGTCGGACTTCAACCTCCAAGGACAACTCCACGTTGGCAAAGACTACGCTATATTCCTAAGAAAACCGCAAGCACACGACAAGTACCTAACATACGAATTATATCGAACGAAGAACGTTGATGATGTCGATTCACAACCAAAACTATTAGCAATATCCAAAATACCCGTTTCGTACATTCGAGAACAATTGAGAATATTCCGGGATGAGTTGTATAGAACGAAGTATATAGACAATAATGTTGTACCGGGCACTCAAGTGAAAACATTGAGAGAGTGGCAAATAGAGAGGGCATTGAACTCACAGAATAAAGCCTTAATGGTCGGAGAGCCGTCGGTATTGCGAACTCTGGTTCTGTAA